Proteins encoded within one genomic window of Nonomuraea gerenzanensis:
- a CDS encoding LLM class flavin-dependent oxidoreductase — MHVGLGLPVTDPESLLDWATRAEAGPFTTLGLLDRLVYDNPEPLVTLGVLAGATTRIRLQTEVLLPPLRATALLAKQAATLDRLSGGRFVLGVGIGGRADDHAAAGTDLRTRGRRMDEQLAAMRRLWSGEPYGPGAGPIGPAPARPGGPEVLVGGFKPRALDRVARWGDGFLAAAPPSWAGGLFDTVRTAWKEHGRAGAPRIVAQVSVAVGPERVVEEAKAAMGAYYASSGVAEYMVSGMRTTPGAIRDAIAEFGELGADEVMLYCFGRDPEQVDRLAGLL, encoded by the coding sequence ATGCACGTCGGCCTCGGCCTGCCCGTCACCGACCCCGAGTCCCTGCTCGACTGGGCCACCCGCGCCGAAGCGGGCCCCTTCACCACTCTGGGCCTGCTCGACCGGCTCGTCTACGACAATCCCGAGCCGCTGGTCACTCTCGGCGTCCTCGCCGGCGCCACCACCAGGATCCGGCTCCAGACCGAAGTCCTGCTGCCGCCGCTGCGCGCGACCGCGCTGCTCGCCAAGCAGGCCGCGACCCTCGACCGGCTCAGCGGCGGCCGGTTCGTCCTGGGCGTCGGCATCGGCGGGCGCGCGGACGACCACGCCGCCGCCGGCACCGACCTGCGGACCCGGGGGCGCCGCATGGACGAGCAGCTCGCCGCGATGCGGCGGCTGTGGTCCGGCGAGCCGTACGGGCCCGGCGCCGGTCCCATCGGCCCCGCTCCCGCCCGGCCCGGCGGGCCCGAGGTGCTCGTCGGTGGCTTCAAGCCGCGTGCGCTCGACCGGGTGGCCCGCTGGGGCGACGGCTTCCTCGCCGCCGCTCCGCCCTCGTGGGCGGGCGGGCTGTTCGACACCGTGCGCACGGCCTGGAAGGAGCACGGGCGCGCGGGCGCGCCGCGGATCGTCGCCCAGGTCTCGGTGGCCGTCGGTCCCGAGCGGGTGGTCGAGGAGGCCAAGGCGGCGATGGGCGCCTACTACGCCTCGTCCGGGGTCGCGGAGTACATGGTGTCCGGGATGCGCACCACCCCTGGGGCGATCAGGGACGCCATCGCCGAGTTCGGGGAGCTGGGGGCGGACGAGGTGATGCTCTACTGCTTCGGGCGCGATCCCGAGCAGGTCGATCGCCTCGCCGGCCTCCTCTGA
- a CDS encoding amidohydrolase family protein has translation MRSGRVAEVGAPPATAAQVIDATGLLVTPGLIDLHSHADFTVLAAPTAEACLHQGVTTLATGNCGLSPFPGPSGSPWPGLAAFAAAVDAARPAVNLAPLVGHGALRAAVLGQERRAPSGEKLGRMRGLLATAAEQGAFGMSTGLIYAPGSFAAADEIEALSAELAGRGLLYATHLRDEGDRLLEAGVRPGRTLRATAPG, from the coding sequence GTGCGGTCGGGCCGCGTCGCCGAGGTCGGCGCGCCGCCCGCCACCGCCGCCCAGGTCATCGACGCCACGGGCCTCCTCGTCACCCCCGGCCTCATCGACCTGCACTCCCACGCCGACTTCACCGTCCTGGCCGCCCCCACCGCCGAGGCGTGCCTGCACCAGGGCGTGACCACGCTCGCCACGGGCAACTGCGGCCTGTCCCCCTTCCCCGGCCCGAGCGGCAGCCCGTGGCCCGGCCTCGCCGCGTTCGCCGCCGCCGTGGACGCCGCGCGTCCCGCCGTCAACCTCGCCCCGCTGGTCGGCCACGGCGCGTTGCGGGCCGCCGTGCTCGGCCAGGAGCGCCGCGCCCCGAGTGGGGAGAAGCTGGGCCGCATGCGCGGCCTGCTCGCCACGGCGGCGGAGCAGGGCGCGTTCGGCATGTCCACCGGCCTGATCTACGCGCCCGGCTCGTTCGCTGCCGCCGACGAGATCGAGGCGCTGTCCGCCGAGCTGGCCGGGCGCGGCCTGCTGTACGCGACCCACCTGCGCGACGAGGGTGACCGGCTGCTCGAAGCCGGGGTCCGCCCAGGCCGCACGCTGCGCGCCACAGCCCCCGGCTAG
- a CDS encoding S41 family peptidase, which produces MTEPTSGVAKQELDDFLRTADRLTLDDRRLLVQQALVLIEQNYVHLPLKAAMHAVNPVQRLRLLAVRLSRQTPQTMGPEWRFHAELSEIFHSVRDLHTNYLLPQPFSGRIAFLPYVIEEHYDGDQRHYVITRTMQGFSAPGFGPGVEVTHWNGIPIDRAVDINASRFAGSNPAARHARGLQSMTIRPLRVHVPPDESWVVLTYVGQDGIRRELSETWRVGENLPPFVNADEVSVAAMAQGLDLGADEISRALKLLYVPQAVTPLESLGGAAELTAEPAAPGADLVTSMPGFFRARSVVTPSGTFGHIRVFSFSVNDPDAFVQEFVRLIGLLPQNGLILDVRGNGGGHIFASEFLLQTMTPRPIVPEPTQFITTNLNLRICRQHQENPTGQIDLGPWCPSMEQALETGAVFSAAFPITPPGGANALGQQYFGPVVLITNALCYSATDIFAGGFQDHKIGKILGTDDNTGAGGANVWTHDLLKALLELPSPAPETPYKPLPGGAGLRVSIRRTLRVHDLAGTPVEDLGVVPDFQHRMTRRDVLQDNEDLMARAGEILSGQPVRRLDVQVSAAQVTLTTALVDRADVYLDGRPVASVDVTQQVTTVPAPGAGSAHVVRVEGFQGGELVAARTILQT; this is translated from the coding sequence ATGACCGAGCCCACGAGCGGGGTCGCGAAGCAGGAGCTCGACGACTTCCTGCGCACGGCTGACAGACTCACACTCGACGACAGGAGACTCCTGGTCCAGCAGGCGCTGGTGCTCATCGAGCAGAACTACGTGCATCTGCCGCTGAAGGCCGCGATGCACGCGGTGAACCCGGTGCAGCGGCTCCGGCTGCTCGCCGTGCGCCTGAGCAGGCAGACCCCGCAGACCATGGGCCCGGAATGGCGCTTCCACGCGGAGCTGTCCGAGATCTTCCACTCGGTACGCGACCTGCACACGAACTACCTGCTGCCCCAGCCGTTCTCCGGCAGGATCGCCTTCCTCCCGTACGTCATCGAGGAGCACTACGACGGCGACCAGCGGCACTACGTCATCACCAGGACGATGCAGGGCTTCTCCGCCCCCGGCTTCGGCCCCGGCGTCGAGGTGACGCACTGGAACGGCATCCCGATCGACCGGGCCGTGGACATCAACGCGAGCAGGTTCGCGGGCAGCAACCCGGCGGCCAGGCACGCCCGCGGCCTGCAGTCGATGACGATCAGGCCGCTGCGCGTGCACGTGCCGCCGGACGAGTCGTGGGTGGTGCTCACCTACGTCGGCCAGGACGGGATCCGCCGCGAGCTGAGCGAGACCTGGCGCGTCGGCGAGAACCTGCCGCCGTTCGTGAACGCCGACGAGGTGTCCGTCGCCGCCATGGCGCAGGGCCTCGACCTGGGCGCCGACGAGATCAGCCGGGCACTCAAGCTGCTGTACGTGCCGCAGGCCGTCACCCCGCTGGAGAGCCTGGGCGGCGCCGCCGAGCTGACGGCCGAGCCCGCCGCTCCCGGCGCGGACCTCGTCACGTCCATGCCCGGCTTCTTCCGTGCCAGGAGCGTCGTCACGCCGTCGGGCACGTTCGGCCACATCCGGGTGTTCAGCTTCAGCGTCAACGACCCGGACGCGTTCGTCCAGGAGTTCGTCCGGCTCATCGGGCTGCTGCCGCAGAACGGGCTCATCCTGGACGTCCGGGGCAACGGCGGCGGGCACATCTTCGCCAGCGAGTTCCTGCTGCAGACGATGACGCCGCGCCCGATCGTGCCGGAGCCGACGCAGTTCATCACCACGAACCTCAACCTGCGGATCTGCCGCCAGCACCAGGAGAACCCGACCGGTCAGATCGACCTCGGCCCCTGGTGCCCGTCGATGGAGCAGGCGCTGGAGACGGGCGCCGTGTTCTCCGCCGCGTTCCCCATCACGCCGCCCGGCGGCGCGAACGCGCTCGGCCAGCAGTACTTCGGCCCGGTCGTGCTGATCACCAACGCGCTCTGCTACTCCGCGACCGACATCTTCGCCGGCGGCTTCCAGGACCACAAGATCGGCAAGATTCTCGGCACGGACGACAACACGGGCGCGGGCGGCGCCAACGTGTGGACGCACGACCTGCTCAAGGCCCTGCTCGAACTGCCCTCGCCCGCCCCCGAGACCCCCTACAAGCCGCTGCCCGGCGGGGCGGGCCTGCGGGTGTCGATCCGGCGCACGCTGCGGGTGCACGACCTGGCCGGCACGCCCGTCGAGGACCTCGGGGTGGTGCCCGACTTCCAGCACCGGATGACCCGCAGGGACGTGCTCCAGGACAACGAGGACCTGATGGCGCGGGCCGGCGAGATCCTGTCCGGGCAGCCGGTGCGGCGGCTCGACGTGCAGGTGTCGGCCGCCCAGGTGACGCTCACGACCGCGCTGGTGGACCGGGCCGACGTCTACCTGGACGGCAGGCCGGTGGCGTCGGTGGACGTGACGCAGCAGGTCACGACCGTGCCGGCGCCGGGGGCCGGGTCGGCGCACGTGGTCCGGGTGGAGGGGTTCCAGGGCGGGGAGCTGGTCGCCGCCCGGACGATCTTGCAGACCTGA